A section of the Chryseobacterium scophthalmum genome encodes:
- the paaD gene encoding 1,2-phenylacetyl-CoA epoxidase subunit PaaD — MKNPLEILELVPDPEIPVINIVELGIVREAKVTGDNSCEVTITPTYSACPAMFTIEEDIIKLMKENGWDAKVVTKMFPIWTTDWLTDEAREKLRVYGISPPEKGADEHHIGKPKKCPRCGSMNSKQISRFGSTLCKASYQCLDCLEPFDYFKCH, encoded by the coding sequence TTGAAAAATCCTTTAGAAATATTAGAACTCGTTCCCGATCCGGAAATTCCGGTAATCAATATCGTGGAATTGGGTATTGTAAGAGAAGCGAAAGTTACCGGAGATAATTCTTGTGAAGTAACCATTACGCCTACTTATTCTGCCTGTCCAGCTATGTTTACCATTGAGGAAGACATCATCAAATTGATGAAAGAAAACGGTTGGGATGCGAAAGTAGTTACCAAAATGTTTCCAATTTGGACGACAGATTGGCTGACAGATGAAGCGAGAGAAAAACTTCGTGTTTACGGAATTTCACCTCCTGAAAAAGGAGCCGACGAGCATCACATTGGGAAACCAAAAAAATGTCCGCGTTGTGGTTCTATGAATTCAAAACAGATCAGCCGATTCGGGTCTACTTTATGTAAGGCTTCGTATCAATGTTTAGACTGTTTAGAGCCTTTTGATTATTTTAAATGCCACTAG
- the pcaF gene encoding 3-oxoadipyl-CoA thiolase, giving the protein MNNVYIIDYIRTPISKLSGGLSEVRADDLAAIVLKEIVARNPEVPVEEIEDVIFGCANQAGEDNRNVARMGLLLAGLPYKIGGETVNRLCASGMSAVANAFRSIASGEGEIYIAGGVEHMTRSPYVMSKPSTAFGRDSQMFDTTFGWRFVNPKMKEMYGVDAMGDTAENLAEMHNISREDQDKFALWSQQKATKAQESGRLAEEIVKVEIPQRKGEPKIFDTDEFIKPTSSMEGLGKLRPAFRKEGGTVTAGNASGMNDGATALILASEEAVKKYGLKPKAKILGSSVAGVEPRIMGIGPVEATQKLLKRLNLSLDDMDIIELNEAFAAQALAVTRTLGLKDDDSRINPNGGAIAIGHPLGVSGARIVGSAAIELQKQNKKYALCTLCIGVGQGYAMVIEKV; this is encoded by the coding sequence ATGAACAACGTATATATCATAGATTACATCAGAACTCCTATTTCAAAACTAAGCGGAGGTCTTTCAGAAGTTAGAGCCGATGATTTGGCTGCTATAGTTTTAAAAGAAATTGTAGCAAGAAATCCTGAAGTTCCTGTTGAGGAAATTGAGGACGTTATTTTCGGATGTGCTAATCAGGCAGGTGAAGATAACAGAAACGTAGCAAGAATGGGACTTTTATTAGCTGGTCTTCCTTATAAGATCGGAGGTGAAACAGTAAACAGATTGTGCGCTTCAGGAATGTCTGCAGTTGCCAATGCTTTCCGTTCGATCGCGTCAGGAGAAGGTGAAATTTACATCGCAGGTGGAGTTGAGCATATGACGCGTTCTCCTTATGTGATGTCAAAACCTAGTACTGCTTTTGGTAGAGATAGTCAGATGTTTGATACTACTTTCGGATGGAGATTTGTCAATCCAAAAATGAAAGAAATGTATGGCGTAGATGCAATGGGAGATACTGCTGAAAATTTAGCAGAAATGCACAACATCAGTCGTGAAGATCAGGACAAATTTGCGCTTTGGTCTCAACAAAAAGCGACTAAAGCTCAGGAAAGCGGAAGATTGGCGGAAGAAATTGTGAAAGTTGAAATTCCACAAAGAAAAGGCGAACCAAAGATCTTCGATACTGACGAATTTATCAAGCCAACTTCTTCAATGGAAGGTTTAGGGAAACTTCGTCCAGCTTTCAGAAAAGAAGGCGGAACAGTAACTGCAGGAAACGCTTCAGGAATGAACGACGGAGCTACAGCTTTAATTTTAGCAAGTGAAGAAGCGGTAAAAAAATATGGTTTAAAACCAAAAGCTAAAATTTTAGGTTCATCTGTTGCCGGTGTTGAACCAAGAATCATGGGAATCGGTCCTGTTGAAGCGACTCAGAAGCTATTGAAAAGATTAAACCTTTCATTAGACGATATGGATATCATTGAGTTGAACGAAGCGTTTGCTGCTCAGGCTTTAGCGGTAACGAGAACTTTAGGCTTAAAAGATGACGATTCAAGAATCAATCCAAACGGAGGAGCGATCGCAATTGGTCACCCACTTGGAGTTTCTGGAGCAAGAATCGTCGGTTCTGCAGCAATTGAGCTTCAAAAACAAAATAAAAAATATGCATTGTGTACCCTTTGTATCGGTGTCGGACAAGGTTATGCAATGGTCATTGAAAAAGTATAA
- the paaC gene encoding 1,2-phenylacetyl-CoA epoxidase subunit PaaC has product MNPLYNYLLKLADDSFIMGQRLSAWCGEGPYLEEDIALTNIALDELGQANNFYVYASRVIDNGKSEDDLAFLRYEHEYVNAHWTELPNEDYAQTILKVYVFAVYQKLMYEALSNSTNEELSALAQKSLKEVRYHYTHAASWMKIFAQGTEESKARLVRSLENIWEYTKGLFAKVEGEDDLVALNIAPNTDALYEEFLAITQKDFADFGLEYPTNPFMQPKSRTGYHTEYFGFMLCELQYMQRAYPGCTW; this is encoded by the coding sequence ATGAACCCATTATATAATTATTTATTAAAACTAGCAGACGACAGTTTCATTATGGGACAGCGTTTGTCTGCGTGGTGCGGTGAAGGTCCTTATTTGGAGGAAGATATTGCATTAACAAATATTGCTTTGGATGAGCTTGGACAGGCGAATAACTTTTACGTTTACGCTTCAAGAGTGATCGATAACGGAAAAAGCGAAGATGATTTGGCATTTTTAAGATACGAACACGAATATGTAAATGCACACTGGACAGAACTTCCGAACGAAGATTATGCACAGACAATTTTAAAAGTGTATGTTTTCGCAGTGTATCAGAAATTAATGTACGAAGCATTATCAAATTCTACAAATGAAGAGCTTTCTGCTCTTGCTCAGAAATCTTTGAAAGAAGTAAGATATCATTACACGCATGCTGCTTCATGGATGAAAATCTTTGCTCAAGGAACAGAAGAAAGTAAAGCACGTTTGGTAAGATCTTTAGAAAATATCTGGGAATATACCAAAGGATTATTCGCAAAAGTGGAAGGTGAAGATGATTTGGTAGCTTTAAATATTGCTCCGAATACTGATGCTCTTTACGAAGAATTTTTAGCGATTACACAAAAAGATTTTGCAGATTTCGGTTTAGAATATCCTACGAATCCTTTTATGCAGCCAAAATCAAGAACAGGTTATCACACCGAATACTTTGGATTTATGCTTTGTGAATTGCAGTATATGCAGAGAGCATATCCTGGATGTACGTGGTAA
- a CDS encoding PaaI family thioesterase, with translation MNPRQVAEYMFDQDYFSQWMNIKMIEIKENYCLLEMPIRKEMINGLKTVHGGVTFAFADSALAFSSNNSGDAAVALNCIINFTKAGKEGDVFRAESILVNNTRKTAVYDIKITNQNEELIAKFVGTVYKIGKKVTEL, from the coding sequence ATGAATCCAAGACAGGTTGCAGAATATATGTTTGATCAGGATTATTTTTCCCAATGGATGAATATCAAAATGATCGAAATAAAAGAAAATTATTGTTTACTCGAAATGCCCATCAGAAAAGAGATGATTAATGGGCTTAAAACTGTTCACGGAGGCGTTACGTTTGCTTTTGCAGATTCTGCACTTGCATTTTCGTCTAATAATTCTGGTGATGCGGCAGTGGCATTAAACTGTATTATCAATTTTACAAAAGCCGGAAAAGAAGGTGATGTTTTCAGAGCAGAAAGCATCTTGGTAAATAATACCAGAAAAACTGCTGTTTACGACATTAAAATTACCAATCAAAACGAAGAGTTGATTGCAAAATTCGTCGGAACAGTATATAAAATCGGAAAAAAAGTAACGGAGCTGTAA
- a CDS encoding four helix bundle protein codes for MINFENNPLIQKTVQFSLDIIEFCELLEEKRKFVIAKQLLRSATSIGANAFEAQNPHSKNDFVNKIKIAAKELEETKY; via the coding sequence ATGATAAATTTTGAAAATAATCCATTGATTCAGAAAACAGTTCAGTTTTCATTGGATATAATTGAATTTTGTGAATTATTAGAAGAAAAAAGAAAATTTGTTATTGCGAAACAATTGTTACGTTCTGCAACAAGCATTGGTGCAAATGCATTTGAAGCACAAAACCCACACAGCAAGAATGATTTTGTAAATAAAATTAAAATAGCAGCCAAAGAATTAGAAGAAACCAAATATTAG
- a CDS encoding 3-hydroxyacyl-CoA dehydrogenase NAD-binding domain-containing protein: protein MNVGIIGAGTMGIGIAQVAATNGCKVWVYDANAKQVETATAGLEKTLTKLVDKQKISAEKMTEILANISIATELKDFKDCELVIEAIIENKEIKTKVFTELEKHVSDSCVIGSNTSSISITSLGAELQKPERFIGIHFFNPAPLMPLVEVIPSLLTEKSLAEKIYNLMKDWGKTPVIAKDIPGFIVNRIARPYYGEGLRIVEENIATIEQVDDAMKTIGNFKMGPFELMDLIGVDVNFSVTKTVYNEYFYDPKYKPSLLQQRMSEAKLHGRKTGKGFYDYSEDAVKPVAQKDEALYQQIFLRIISMLINEAVEAKRLGVANDEDLELAMQKGVNYPKGLLAWGKEIGYAKISETLQSLYEEYQEERYRQSPLLRKM from the coding sequence ATGAACGTAGGAATTATCGGTGCCGGAACGATGGGAATTGGCATCGCACAAGTAGCCGCAACGAACGGATGCAAAGTTTGGGTCTATGACGCCAATGCAAAACAAGTAGAAACGGCAACTGCAGGTTTGGAAAAAACATTGACCAAATTGGTTGATAAACAAAAAATTTCGGCAGAGAAAATGACTGAAATTTTAGCGAATATTTCCATTGCTACAGAATTGAAAGACTTCAAAGATTGCGAATTAGTAATCGAAGCTATCATCGAAAACAAAGAAATTAAAACCAAAGTTTTCACAGAATTAGAGAAACATGTTTCTGATAGCTGTGTAATTGGTTCCAATACATCATCTATTTCCATCACCTCTCTCGGTGCGGAATTACAAAAACCGGAGCGTTTTATCGGAATTCACTTCTTCAATCCGGCTCCTTTGATGCCTTTAGTTGAGGTTATTCCATCTTTATTAACAGAAAAATCTTTGGCGGAAAAAATCTATAATCTGATGAAAGATTGGGGTAAAACTCCGGTTATTGCTAAAGATATTCCAGGATTTATCGTTAATAGAATCGCTCGTCCTTACTATGGGGAAGGCTTGAGAATTGTTGAAGAAAATATAGCAACGATAGAACAGGTTGATGATGCGATGAAAACCATTGGAAACTTCAAAATGGGTCCTTTTGAATTAATGGATTTAATTGGAGTTGATGTGAATTTCTCAGTAACAAAAACGGTTTATAACGAATATTTTTACGACCCAAAATACAAACCATCTCTTCTTCAGCAAAGAATGTCTGAAGCAAAACTTCATGGCAGAAAAACAGGAAAAGGCTTCTACGATTATAGTGAAGATGCTGTAAAACCTGTTGCTCAAAAAGATGAAGCTCTTTATCAACAAATATTTTTAAGAATTATCTCGATGCTAATCAATGAAGCAGTTGAAGCAAAAAGATTAGGTGTTGCGAATGATGAAGATCTAGAATTGGCAATGCAGAAAGGAGTAAACTATCCAAAAGGATTATTAGCTTGGGGAAAAGAGATTGGTTATGCAAAGATCTCCGAAACCCTACAAAGTCTTTACGAAGAATACCAGGAAGAAAGATACAGACAAAGCCCGTTACTTCGTAAAATGTAA
- a CDS encoding enoyl-CoA hydratase/isomerase family protein, with amino-acid sequence MYTQLDIESHFDGKLKIAYLNQPETMNALTKPSLGDLKDFIKECSDDPTVRCVAISGRGRAFCSGQNLDDAFVQGSEHHDNDIIRRIVTDYYNPLVLEITRCRKPVVALVNGPAVGAGAMLALICDFVLANNKAYFSQAFSNIGLIPDTGGTYFLPKLLGRQLANYLAFTGKKLSAEESKAYGLVAEVFTEEEFNSKSMEILEKISNMPTVGLKLTKKAFANSYDNTLKEQLELEGDLQQEAAETEDFKEGVQAFLEKRKPNYKGK; translated from the coding sequence ATGTACACACAACTTGATATTGAATCACACTTTGACGGAAAGCTTAAAATTGCTTACCTCAATCAGCCTGAAACTATGAATGCGCTTACGAAGCCATCTTTGGGAGATTTAAAAGATTTTATTAAAGAATGTAGTGATGATCCTACGGTAAGATGTGTGGCGATTTCAGGACGAGGAAGAGCTTTTTGTTCTGGCCAGAACTTGGATGATGCATTTGTTCAGGGTAGTGAGCATCATGATAACGACATCATCAGAAGAATTGTAACCGATTATTACAATCCTTTGGTGCTTGAAATTACACGTTGCAGAAAACCGGTTGTTGCTTTGGTAAACGGTCCTGCAGTAGGAGCAGGAGCAATGTTAGCATTAATTTGTGACTTTGTTTTAGCTAATAATAAAGCGTATTTCTCTCAGGCATTTTCAAATATTGGTTTAATTCCTGATACAGGAGGTACATATTTCTTGCCTAAATTGTTGGGAAGACAATTGGCAAATTATTTAGCATTTACAGGAAAAAAATTATCAGCTGAAGAATCAAAAGCTTATGGTTTGGTAGCTGAGGTTTTTACTGAAGAAGAATTCAATTCAAAATCAATGGAAATTTTAGAAAAAATATCCAATATGCCGACTGTTGGTTTAAAATTAACCAAAAAAGCATTCGCCAATTCTTACGACAATACATTGAAAGAACAGTTGGAGTTAGAAGGCGATCTACAACAGGAAGCTGCAGAAACAGAAGACTTCAAAGAAGGGGTACAAGCCTTTTTAGAAAAAAGAAAACCTAATTATAAAGGAAAATAA
- the paaB gene encoding 1,2-phenylacetyl-CoA epoxidase subunit PaaB, with the protein MANLDMWEVFIQTKPGLSHKHVGIVQAPTAEMALQNARDVYTRRKEGTSVWVVPSKYIVTSEGIDKEAFFDPADDKLYRHPTFYDIPNDVKNM; encoded by the coding sequence ATGGCAAATTTAGATATGTGGGAAGTGTTTATTCAGACTAAACCGGGATTATCTCACAAACACGTTGGAATTGTACAGGCACCAACAGCAGAAATGGCTTTGCAAAACGCAAGAGACGTTTATACAAGAAGAAAAGAAGGGACTTCTGTTTGGGTTGTTCCAAGTAAATATATCGTGACTTCAGAAGGAATTGATAAAGAAGCTTTCTTTGATCCTGCTGATGACAAATTGTACCGTCACCCGACGTTCTACGACATTCCAAACGATGTAAAAAATATGTAG
- a CDS encoding alpha/beta hydrolase, protein MLKKLLIFCSILLAFQSLTFAQTKNVKPLTIGEIRTIKSKILNEDRVLNIYLPQNFDKTKSYPIIYLLDGSMNEDFIHVTGLIQFFNQMYSMPETIVVGIANIDRKRDFTFHTDLKDLQKDYPTTGHSDKFISFLEKELKPYIESQFKTTDKYLFGQSLGGLLATEILLKKPEMFNNYFIISPSLWWDDQSLLKQAPQLLAKIPDTKKFIYLSVGKGEHPVMIKDAEAFYDVLKKSNKKNWTVEYKMMETDNHATILHRSLYEGLVKLFPYQEPK, encoded by the coding sequence ATGTTAAAAAAACTTCTCATTTTCTGCAGTATTCTGCTTGCATTTCAATCTCTGACTTTTGCTCAGACTAAAAATGTAAAGCCATTGACTATTGGAGAAATCAGAACCATAAAGTCTAAGATTTTAAATGAAGATAGAGTTCTGAACATATATCTTCCGCAAAATTTTGACAAAACAAAATCTTACCCGATTATCTATCTTCTGGATGGAAGTATGAATGAAGATTTTATTCACGTTACAGGATTGATTCAGTTCTTTAATCAAATGTATTCCATGCCGGAAACAATTGTGGTAGGAATTGCCAATATTGACCGTAAAAGAGATTTCACATTTCACACCGATTTAAAAGATTTGCAGAAAGATTATCCTACAACAGGACATTCTGATAAATTCATCAGTTTTTTGGAGAAAGAATTAAAACCTTATATCGAAAGTCAGTTTAAAACAACAGATAAATATTTATTCGGACAATCTTTAGGCGGACTTTTAGCAACAGAAATTTTGTTGAAAAAGCCTGAAATGTTCAATAATTATTTTATCATCAGTCCCAGTTTGTGGTGGGATGATCAAAGTCTTTTAAAACAGGCTCCTCAATTGTTAGCTAAAATCCCTGACACAAAGAAATTTATTTATCTTTCTGTCGGAAAAGGTGAACATCCTGTTATGATAAAAGATGCTGAAGCTTTCTACGATGTTCTGAAAAAATCAAACAAGAAAAACTGGACGGTAGAATATAAAATGATGGAAACAGACAATCACGCAACCATTCTTCACAGAAGTTTATATGAAGGTTTGGTGAAATTGTTTCCGTATCAAGAACCAAAATAA
- a CDS encoding transferase hexapeptide repeat family protein: MNIYSYHGIRPIIKPSAYIHPQAVIIGNVEIGEEVYIGPNAVIRGDWGKIIIKDGANVQENCTLHVFPGIETILEESAHIGHGAIIHSGHIGRNCLVGMNAVVMDKAVIGDECIIGALAFVPANFKCDARKLIVGSPAKIIRDVSDEMIKWKTEGTKLYQELAREGKDAILPCEPFTEYIQQIPTKVVDYSIWDDVK, from the coding sequence ATGAATATTTACTCATATCACGGCATTCGCCCCATCATCAAACCTTCTGCTTATATTCATCCACAAGCGGTGATTATTGGGAATGTAGAGATCGGTGAAGAAGTTTATATCGGTCCCAACGCAGTAATTCGTGGCGACTGGGGTAAAATTATCATCAAAGACGGTGCGAATGTTCAGGAAAACTGTACGCTTCACGTTTTTCCGGGTATTGAAACGATTTTAGAAGAATCTGCACACATCGGTCACGGTGCGATTATTCATTCCGGACATATCGGTAGAAACTGTTTGGTTGGAATGAATGCTGTTGTAATGGATAAAGCAGTTATCGGTGATGAATGCATTATCGGAGCTTTGGCTTTTGTTCCTGCGAATTTCAAATGTGATGCACGAAAATTAATCGTTGGAAGCCCTGCTAAAATTATCCGTGATGTTTCTGATGAAATGATCAAATGGAAAACAGAAGGAACAAAATTGTATCAGGAATTGGCAAGAGAAGGAAAAGATGCGATTTTACCTTGCGAACCATTTACAGAATATATTCAACAAATTCCTACAAAAGTTGTTGATTACAGCATTTGGGATGATGTTAAATAA